The Gloeocapsa sp. PCC 73106 sequence TTACATTATTTTAGGTAGTTTAAATTAGTTACGTGCTTGAGAAGTTATTAGTTTTCAAGATAATTTAATTCAGAGGTTATCGGGTAAACCAGGGTAGCGAGGAAGCTGATCGGACAAATTATGCCAAGTTAATTTATTGTCGGTAAAACAGTGGGCTACTGGTTGAATTTGATTACTTTCTGCTAAGCAAGTTACAGCAACACTCAAATACTCTCCTCCATAAAGAGCGTAGTTCATCAGACGAGAGCCACAGTTGCGACAAAAAGCCCTAATACCCCCGGTAGATTCGTATTCTTGCAGTAACTCTTGACCTTTTTTAAAAATCAAAGTCTTGCGAATAGCAAAAGCTTGAGTCGCGAAAGCCGCGCCATGAGATTTTTGGCAACGAGTACAATGACAGTTAAAAACCATACCGGGTATCGCTTCTACTTCAAATTCAATTCCACCACAAAGACAAGTTCCCGTCATAGTCTATTTAATACTGAGATACCAAGTAGAGATAAACCTAATTTTAAGGTACGAGCGGTCAATTCTGCCAGAATCAAACGAGAAATGCGAAGAGATTCTGTTGCTTGTAAAATAGGACATTGATCGTAAAACTGGTTAAATTTTTGACTCAATTCAAACAAGTACTGAGACAAACGATTGGGTAATAACTCAATTTCTACCTCTTGGATTAGGTCATTAAATTGTAAGATATGCTTGGCTAAGCTTTGTTCTGCAGTACTATCTAAAAGGATTTGCAGATTATTTTCTATTTCTTGAAAATCAATATTGCCTTTGCGGATAATTCCCTGTACCCTGACGTAAGCGTAGAGTAAATAGGGGGCTGTATTACCCTGTAGAGCGAGCATTTTATCGTAACTAAACACGTAGTTACTAGTGCGATTTTGACTCAAGTCTGCGTATTTTACGGCGCTAATTCCAATTACTTGGGCTACTTCTGTGATGAAAGCTTCGGTTTCGGTGCGCTCTTCTTGAGATAGTCGCGTAATTAGATCTTGACGTGCTCTAGCGATCGCCTCATCCAAGAGATCCCTGAGACGGATGGTATCACCGGAGCGAGTTTTAACCTTTTTCCCATCTTCTCCTAAAACCAAGCCAAAGGGTACGTGGATGACTTTTACCTCTGGGGGGAGAAAGCCTGCTCTTTGGGCTATTTGGAAGACTTGAGCGAAGTGATTCGACTGTCCTATATCAGTTACATAGATAATTTTCTGAGCGCCATCTTTTTCGGTGCGATACTTAATAGCGGCTAAATCGGTGGTGGCGTAATTGTAACCCCCGTCTGATTTCTGAACGATTAGAGGTAGGGGATCGCCCTGCTTATTGGTAAATCCCGTTAAAAAGACGCACTTAGCGCCGTCGTCGGTGGTTAATAAGCCTTTAGCGTCTAATGCTGCGACGATTTCTGCTAAATAGGGGTTATAAAATGATTCGCCCCTTTCTACTATAGTGATATCGAGTAAATCGTAGATAACTTGAAATTCTCGACGAGATTGTTCACAGAGTAATTCCCAAGCGCGACGACTTTCTTCATTGCCCGATTGTAACTTAACGACTTCTTGACGTGCTATTTCCCCGAAGGCTTCATCTTGATCGAAGCGTAATTTAGCCTGTTTGTAGAAAGTCACTAAATCCCCTAGGAGTAGGGCGTCTTTTTTGACTAAAGCTTCCGGATAAGCTTCTCGGAGATAGGCGATCAGCATTCCAAATTGAGTCCCCCAATCGCCCACATGATTTAGACGGAGTACCTGATGACCTCTAAATTCTAAGATGCGGGCTATGCAATCGCCGATAATCGTGGAGCGCAAATGTCCCACGTGCATCTCTTTAGCGATATTAGGGCTGGAAAAATCTACAATAATGCGCTCTCTAGGCTGGGCTAATTCTATCCCTAAATGTTCTTGATCTTGATATATATTGAGTAATTTGTCGGAGATATAGTCAGGTTGAAGTGTTAAGTTGATAAATCCGGGACCGGCGATTTCTGGGGGGAGACAAATATCTGTAATTTGTAATTGTTCGATAATTTGCAGAGCGATCGCCCTAGGATTTTCTCCCAGTACCTTCGTTAAAGACAAAGAGACGTTGCACTGATAATCGCCAAAGCGGGGGTTACTCGCTGCTACTACTAAGGGCTCTGAGGGGATTATTTCTGCGCCAAAGGCTTTAATTAAAGCTTGTGTGAAACGATCGTTTAATTCTCTAATCATTTTGGGCTTGAATCGCCGTAATTACCACTGTATTGATGATATCAGATACTGTGCAACCCCGACTGAGATCGTTAACGGGTTTTTTTAAGCCTTGTAGAATTGGTCCAATCGCGATCGCTCCTGTTTCTCTTTGTACGGCTTTATAAGTATTATTACCTGTGTTCAGATCTGGAAAAATCAGCACGGTGGCTTTTCCTGCGACTTCTGAACCGGGCATTTTTTGGGCTGCTACCTCAGAATCTACTGCTGCGTCATATTGGATTGGTCCTTCTAGTTTAAGTGATGGCTGGAGTTCTTTGGCTATTGCTACGGCTTTTCTGACTTTTTCTACTGCTTCTCCTTGACCGGAGCTTCCTGAGGAGTATGATAGTAAAGCAATTAATGGTTCTATACCAAAAGCTTGGGCGGTTTGAGCGGAGGCGATCGCTATTTGAGCTAGTTCTGCTGAAGTGGGATCAGAATTTACCGCACAGTCACCATACACTAGCACCCTATCTTCTAAACACATAAAAAATACCGAAGAAACGATTGAGAAACCTGGTTTAGTTTTAATTATTTGTAATGCTGGTCTAATAGTATGTTGGGTTGTGTGTATTGCTCCAGAAACCATGCCATCTACATCCCCGTCATA is a genomic window containing:
- the argS gene encoding arginine--tRNA ligase, which encodes MIRELNDRFTQALIKAFGAEIIPSEPLVVAASNPRFGDYQCNVSLSLTKVLGENPRAIALQIIEQLQITDICLPPEIAGPGFINLTLQPDYISDKLLNIYQDQEHLGIELAQPRERIIVDFSSPNIAKEMHVGHLRSTIIGDCIARILEFRGHQVLRLNHVGDWGTQFGMLIAYLREAYPEALVKKDALLLGDLVTFYKQAKLRFDQDEAFGEIARQEVVKLQSGNEESRRAWELLCEQSRREFQVIYDLLDITIVERGESFYNPYLAEIVAALDAKGLLTTDDGAKCVFLTGFTNKQGDPLPLIVQKSDGGYNYATTDLAAIKYRTEKDGAQKIIYVTDIGQSNHFAQVFQIAQRAGFLPPEVKVIHVPFGLVLGEDGKKVKTRSGDTIRLRDLLDEAIARARQDLITRLSQEERTETEAFITEVAQVIGISAVKYADLSQNRTSNYVFSYDKMLALQGNTAPYLLYAYVRVQGIIRKGNIDFQEIENNLQILLDSTAEQSLAKHILQFNDLIQEVEIELLPNRLSQYLFELSQKFNQFYDQCPILQATESLRISRLILAELTARTLKLGLSLLGISVLNRL
- a CDS encoding GFA family protein, whose translation is MTGTCLCGGIEFEVEAIPGMVFNCHCTRCQKSHGAAFATQAFAIRKTLIFKKGQELLQEYESTGGIRAFCRNCGSRLMNYALYGGEYLSVAVTCLAESNQIQPVAHCFTDNKLTWHNLSDQLPRYPGLPDNL